The Pirellulales bacterium genomic interval ACGAGGTTTTTGCCTGTCGACCGACCTGACAGAGGGTTTTTTGGCGGCTGCTCAAATGATGTGCATAGTGGTCATCTGGCTGCCTGTTCTTTGAGCACTTCTTTTGTCCGTGCGGCGAAGCAGCCCGCCGGCGTTCGGCGAGCCGCGGTGAGAAGTCGAAAAGATCCGGTCCCAAGCCAACGGCGCGGTAGAACATGGGGAGCCAAGCAGGCGGACGACTGCGACCGATCCATCCCAAGCCAGTCGCGGAGTAGGATTCGAGGAAAGGACGGACAAGTAGACGGCAGACAGTAAAGGCGGACTGAAGAGCGAACGCGTCGCCACAAACGTGCCCCCAATCACAATCCAAAATCGACAATCCAAAATCCAAAAACGATGCCCCACCCCCCAGATTTATCGTTGCGGCGCGAAAATGAGCCGCGCCGCCCTGTCGCCGCAAGGTCCGGCCGGCAAACCGTTTGCATCGCGGGCAAACCGAACACGCGTTTTGTTTTACAAGGCTAATTATTTTATGACAACGGTAATTCGAGGCAACCCAACCGCACGTTGATGCGGAGCAGGTCGCCTGGGGCGACCAACCGCATCCAATCCTGGGACGCCCTCACGCGTCCCTCCCGGTGGCGGGCGGCGCGCAGCGCCGGCTCGGGTCTTTGACAATTTGGTAGATTCACGCGGCAAAACCGCCCTGGCTGAATCGTGCCGTTGGCCAGCCGCGCTCGTCAGGGAACTCTCCGCACCGGCTTGAAGCGTTCGCCGGGCACCACCAGCGAGGTCAGGCGGATGCCGAATTTGTCGCCCACTTTTACCGCTTCGCCTTCCGCGATCACGTGGTCGTTGACGTGCATCTGCAGCATCTCTTCGCACGATTTGTCGAACTGGATGATCGAGCCGGGGCCAAGCTCGACGATCCGCCCGACCGGCTGCTTTTTGGCGGCCAGCGTCACGATCACCGGCACCTTGATCCGCAACAGGCTTTTGGCATAGCCGGGCAAGGCCTCGATGCCCAGCGGGCTGGCCAAAGCGGTCGCGGCGGCGGAGGTGAGTTGCGGGCTGGAGGAGGTCGACATCGTTGTACACGCTTCCACGGGCGCCACCGAAGGTGCTTGCTCGGCAAAAACGTGCCGCGACGCCTTTATCGACGGCAATGCGACGGATCTTTAATCAGAATCCCCCGCCGCTCGGCCCCTCGGCCACCTGAACCAGGTCCTGAATCAGCCGTGCGGAATCATTTGCGTATCGCTGTTGCGCTTCGGCCGTCATTCGCAGGTGGTAAACGGCCGCCAGTTCGCCGTCGGCGTCCCAGGTGCCGGGATCGTTGAGCACGAACCGCAACCGCCACGGCTGCACGACTTTCTCGCTCCCGTCTTCCTTGGAGACCAACTCGACCGCGTCGCAACGGACGCAAGCCTCGACCAGTTTTTTCGCCAGGTCGATGCGCGGAAACAGGCGAATCGCCGCCAGCAGCGAAAGATCGCTGCTCGCCAGCCGTCTCAGCAAATTGACCTCAGGCGAGACAGCCTCGTCGTTCGATTGCATTGCTTCTGCCTCAGTTCGCATCGACCCGCTCTTGATGAAAACGCTCCCCGAAGAATCCCTCCCAGTTTACGGCAACCCCGCCCGCAGGGGAAGATGCTCTACTTGCCGACATTTCAAGTAATACTGTACCTCTTCATAACGTATGCCGGGCAGACTGGCCAGCAACGGTCGAATCCGCGACGGAGGTTCGCTGCCGACGACCTCGGCGATCCTGTCGATCATCTCCGCGGACAAGAACCAGGCGGCCTCGACCTTCCATCCCGCCTCGGCTGCCCGCAGGGTGTGGTCCCAGATTACGTCGCGCTCGCAACCGCGAATGGCCGTACACTCTTCGACGCTGAAGCCCGCGCAAAGCAACCGCCAGGTCCAATAATGGCTCGGTTGGCCCGCGACGCTGGCCGGCACCACCTTCGCTTCGGGTACGTTCGCCGCTGGCCCGTCTTTGGACGACGGTTCCTTGGCGGTCCGCGCTTTGGCCAGTGCAAACCGCCGCGCCAGGCCGGGCGAAAGCGTCAGTGGCTTGTCGAGCCGCGACTGGGCCGTCATCACGCTCTTGCCGAGCTCGGTCAACTGCACCGTCGGCCGCAGATGATCGCTGCCCGCCTGATCCAGA includes:
- a CDS encoding FliM/FliN family flagellar motor switch protein, whose translation is MSTSSSPQLTSAAATALASPLGIEALPGYAKSLLRIKVPVIVTLAAKKQPVGRIVELGPGSIIQFDKSCEEMLQMHVNDHVIAEGEAVKVGDKFGIRLTSLVVPGERFKPVRRVP